In Scylla paramamosain isolate STU-SP2022 chromosome 1, ASM3559412v1, whole genome shotgun sequence, one DNA window encodes the following:
- the LOC135104371 gene encoding uncharacterized protein LOC135104371, protein MGFSNSVRSKYGTADEDWICVKIQCQGGWQAAGWLATVYSSALVNLAPHALLNSVSVFPAASPCIEHRQAPPEKHEYVGAVNLQGDTAPHTGFFHFFRSREVVVRRYNPAAKDLKMEAAVKPLGVCCKEAATPWSPSTQVTGHHQGKGSHRW, encoded by the exons ATGGGATTCAGCAACAGTGTAAGAAGCAAATATGGCACTGCCGATGAAGACTGGATCTG TGTCAAGATCCAGTGTCAG GGAGGGTGGcaggcggctggctggctggctacagTGTATAGCTCAGCACTGGTCAATCTTGCCCCACACGCTCTTTTAAAcagtgtttccgtattcccggCAGCTTCTCCCTGCATCGAGCACCGCCAAGCACCACCAGAGAAGCACGAATATGTAGG TGCAGTCAACCTTCAAGGAGACACAGCTCCACACACaggtttcttccacttcttccgcTCCAGAGAGGTTGTGGTGAGGCGTTACAACCCAGCTGCCAAGGACCTAAAGATGGAAg CTGCCGTTAAACCACTGGGAGTTTGCTGCAAGGAAGCTGCCACACCTTGGTCACCTTCAACACAGGTCACAGGGCACCATCAAGGAAAGGGATCGCACAGATGGTGA